A single region of the Marinobacter salinus genome encodes:
- the recO gene encoding DNA repair protein RecO, producing the protein MRGPEHQEPAYVIHRRPWRETSLMVDVFTLNRGRMTVIARGANSAKSPLKAQLQPFQPLMLDWSGRGDLKTLTHVDVRNGPSLHRTASLYSGLYLNELIQRVLPAADPHPTLFAAYIDAVTELADTRDVEPVLRRFERAFAAALGYDFAWDVATDTGKTVEAWAQYCYDPEQGIVSVPAQGVRLQSLHGEVLLALAEGDLVSEACRRTAKRVMRVLTDYLMQGRPLHSRSLFSHLRGERHES; encoded by the coding sequence ATGAGGGGGCCGGAGCATCAGGAGCCCGCTTATGTGATTCATCGTCGGCCATGGCGGGAAACCAGCCTGATGGTCGATGTGTTCACGCTAAACCGCGGGCGAATGACGGTTATTGCCCGCGGTGCCAATAGTGCCAAGAGCCCCCTGAAGGCCCAGTTGCAGCCGTTTCAGCCGCTGATGTTGGACTGGAGCGGTCGTGGTGACCTTAAAACGCTGACTCATGTTGATGTGCGCAACGGTCCTTCTCTACATCGCACCGCCTCTTTGTACAGTGGCCTGTATCTGAACGAGCTGATACAGCGTGTTCTCCCGGCCGCCGACCCACACCCGACTCTCTTTGCAGCATACATCGATGCCGTCACAGAGCTTGCGGATACGCGAGACGTTGAGCCCGTACTCAGGCGTTTTGAGCGGGCCTTCGCGGCGGCGCTGGGTTATGACTTTGCCTGGGATGTCGCAACGGACACCGGAAAAACCGTCGAGGCCTGGGCACAGTATTGTTACGATCCGGAGCAGGGCATCGTTTCCGTTCCTGCGCAGGGTGTTCGGTTGCAGAGCCTGCACGGTGAGGTGTTGCTTGCTCTGGCGGAGGGAGACCTCGTTAGTGAAGCATGCCGGCGAACCGCCAAGCGTGTTATGCGGGTGCTTACCGATTATCTTATGCAGGGGCGCCCCCTGCACAGTCGCAGTCTATTCAGTCACCTTCGGGGAGAACGGCATGAATCCTAG
- the pdxJ gene encoding pyridoxine 5'-phosphate synthase: protein MNPRVLLGVNIDHVATLRQARGTRYPDPVQAALLAEEAGADGITIHPREDRRHIQDRDVLLLREVLQTKMNLEMAVTDAMLAFAEQVRPECVCLVPEKREELTTEGGLDVEGQETRVAKACERLAAIGAEVSLFIDPNPAQIDAAVRCGAPVVELHTGEYAEAKTAEEIEAAFKTISGAVAHARKRGLIVNAGHGLHYHNTERVAGIAGINELNIGHAIIARAVFTGLKEAVRDMKAILDRARDRS from the coding sequence ATGAATCCTAGAGTATTGCTCGGCGTCAATATCGACCATGTGGCCACTTTGCGTCAGGCTCGGGGGACCCGCTATCCGGATCCCGTTCAGGCTGCGCTGTTGGCCGAAGAGGCCGGTGCCGACGGCATTACCATCCACCCTCGCGAGGACCGGCGCCATATTCAGGACCGGGACGTTCTGCTGCTTCGTGAAGTGCTGCAAACCAAGATGAACCTGGAAATGGCTGTCACCGATGCCATGTTGGCGTTCGCAGAACAGGTGCGTCCGGAATGCGTTTGCCTGGTACCCGAAAAGCGCGAGGAGCTGACCACCGAAGGTGGTCTTGATGTGGAAGGTCAGGAAACTCGGGTGGCAAAGGCATGCGAGCGTTTGGCCGCGATCGGCGCAGAAGTGTCCTTGTTTATTGACCCCAATCCGGCACAGATTGATGCTGCGGTCCGTTGTGGGGCACCGGTGGTGGAGCTGCACACTGGCGAATACGCAGAGGCGAAAACGGCTGAAGAGATTGAGGCCGCGTTTAAAACGATTTCGGGCGCGGTTGCCCATGCCCGCAAAAGAGGCCTGATTGTCAATGCCGGCCACGGTCTTCACTACCACAACACCGAGCGGGTAGCCGGGATTGCGGGAATCAATGAGCTCAATATCGGCCACGCCATCATCGCGCGGGCGGTTTTCACCGGTTTGAAAGAGGCGGTGCGTGATATGAAGGCCATTCTCGACCGGGCGCGCGACCGGTCCTGA
- the mazG gene encoding nucleoside triphosphate pyrophosphohydrolase, with protein MSYSIEDLKTLMARLRDPDTGCPWDTKQTYKTIVPHTLEEAYEVADAIEREDYPHLKDELGDLLFQVIFYAQIGKEDGHFDFDAVVDNLVRKLVRRHPHVFPDGTLVSRIDPDNRPDEAWIKESWERIKAEERAQAAPASSEPSSRLDGIARTLPAMARAEKLQKRAARHGFDWPTIGPVFDKLHEEIDELKEAWQAAQAGTGDPDAVEDELGDLLFVCVNLARFMKVNPEQALHRTNHKFDARFRAIERVLEREGRNLDEESLEALDAVWQTVKGVEKGSKEH; from the coding sequence ATGAGTTACTCCATTGAAGACCTGAAAACATTGATGGCCCGGCTCAGGGATCCGGATACTGGCTGCCCCTGGGATACGAAACAGACCTATAAGACCATTGTGCCGCATACCCTTGAAGAGGCCTATGAGGTGGCCGACGCCATTGAGAGGGAGGATTATCCCCACCTTAAAGATGAGCTGGGCGACTTGCTCTTTCAGGTGATCTTCTACGCTCAGATTGGCAAGGAAGACGGTCATTTTGATTTTGACGCCGTGGTAGACAATCTTGTCCGCAAGCTGGTCCGGCGGCATCCCCATGTATTCCCGGATGGAACGCTGGTAAGTCGGATTGATCCGGATAACCGGCCTGATGAAGCCTGGATCAAGGAAAGCTGGGAGCGCATCAAGGCTGAGGAGCGTGCCCAGGCGGCACCTGCATCCAGCGAGCCGTCCAGCCGTCTCGACGGCATCGCTCGAACGCTTCCGGCAATGGCAAGGGCGGAAAAGCTGCAAAAAAGAGCAGCGAGGCATGGGTTTGACTGGCCGACGATCGGCCCGGTGTTCGACAAGCTTCACGAGGAAATCGACGAACTCAAGGAAGCCTGGCAGGCAGCCCAGGCCGGTACAGGCGATCCGGACGCTGTCGAGGACGAGTTGGGTGATTTATTGTTTGTGTGCGTGAATCTGGCACGATTTATGAAAGTCAATCCGGAGCAGGCACTGCACCGCACCAATCACAAATTTGATGCCCGGTTTCGGGCGATCGAACGCGTGTTGGAGCGCGAAGGCCGTAACCTGGACGAAGAGTCTCTGGAAGCGCTGGATGCCGTGTGGCAAACGGTCAAAGGTGTGGAGAAGGGGAGCAAGGAGCACTGA
- the relA gene encoding GTP diphosphokinase, whose protein sequence is MVKVREDYAMTGDGEVDIERWLRQIASQTYLEDEDQFRKACTKAAEIDLQAFREDRLWAPGSSSFRIGIEMAQVLAELHLDQASLVAAILYRAVREERVALEVIRKEFGDEVAGLINGVQQMAAISSIHHPLKGNVLGQSEGQLDNVRKMLVTMIDDVRVALIKLAERTCAIRGVKNAPEEKRMRVAREVFDIYAPLAHRLGIGHIKWELEDLSFRYLHESAYKKIAKLLDEKRLDRDGYIKRVIETLQTELKEYGIKGELSGRAKHIYSIWRKMRRKGIDFSQVYDIRAVRILVPQVRDCYAALGIVHTLWRHIPNEFDDYIANPKENGYQSLHTAVIGPEGKVMEVQIRTHKMHEEAELGVCAHWLYKGTDKSNKSSGYDAKINWLRQVLEWQEDLGDLSGLADHLKTDMASDRVYVFTPEGHVVDLPQGATPVDFAYRVHTEIGHSCRGARVNNRIVPLTYPLKTGDQVFVLTSNNPAPSRDWLNPSLGYVQTSRARAKVTHWFKQQDRGRNIVDGRAILEDEFKRLSLYDLDLNELARKVNYPEAEDMFAAIGAGDLRPTHVANVAQQMFEPKSEQLDLKLSTQRRKPYDTESDIQILGVGKLKTQVAKCCKPLPGDAIGGYITVGRGVTVHRQDCLTFLNLQEMEPNRIIEVSWGGQPAAVYPVDVEIEAYDRSGLLRDITQVLSSSKSDVLALNTLTNKDENTATMTVTLEISSLEQLARLLAQIRNLPNVIDVRRKRG, encoded by the coding sequence ATGGTAAAAGTTCGCGAAGATTACGCAATGACCGGCGACGGCGAGGTGGACATTGAGCGTTGGCTCCGTCAGATCGCCTCACAAACCTACCTTGAGGACGAGGATCAATTTCGCAAAGCCTGTACAAAGGCGGCGGAGATCGATCTCCAGGCTTTCCGCGAAGACCGGCTTTGGGCGCCGGGGTCCAGCAGTTTTCGCATCGGCATTGAAATGGCCCAGGTGCTGGCGGAGCTTCACCTGGATCAGGCCAGTCTCGTGGCTGCGATTCTGTATCGCGCCGTCAGGGAAGAGCGGGTAGCGCTTGAGGTTATTCGTAAAGAGTTCGGTGACGAAGTTGCCGGACTGATCAATGGTGTGCAGCAGATGGCTGCCATCTCTTCGATTCACCACCCGCTCAAAGGCAACGTGCTCGGGCAGAGTGAGGGCCAGCTGGACAATGTCCGCAAGATGCTGGTCACCATGATTGATGATGTTCGGGTTGCCCTGATCAAGCTGGCTGAACGGACCTGCGCCATCCGTGGGGTCAAGAATGCGCCGGAAGAGAAGCGGATGCGAGTTGCGCGGGAGGTGTTCGATATATACGCGCCGTTGGCGCACCGTCTCGGCATCGGACATATCAAATGGGAACTTGAAGACCTGTCGTTCCGGTACCTGCACGAGTCAGCCTACAAAAAGATCGCAAAGCTCCTGGACGAAAAGCGTCTGGATCGGGATGGTTACATCAAGCGTGTCATTGAAACGCTGCAAACGGAGCTCAAAGAGTACGGCATCAAAGGTGAGCTGTCTGGTCGTGCAAAGCATATCTACAGTATCTGGCGAAAGATGCGCCGCAAGGGCATCGATTTTTCCCAGGTGTATGATATTCGCGCTGTCAGGATTCTCGTGCCTCAGGTGCGGGACTGCTATGCCGCTCTGGGTATTGTGCACACCCTCTGGCGTCACATTCCGAACGAATTCGACGACTACATCGCGAACCCCAAGGAAAACGGTTATCAGTCCCTCCACACGGCGGTGATCGGGCCCGAAGGGAAGGTGATGGAGGTCCAGATCCGCACGCACAAGATGCATGAGGAGGCAGAGCTCGGGGTGTGCGCCCACTGGCTCTACAAGGGCACAGACAAGAGCAATAAATCGTCCGGTTATGACGCCAAAATCAATTGGCTGCGTCAGGTTCTGGAATGGCAGGAAGATCTCGGCGACCTGTCCGGCCTCGCCGATCACCTCAAGACGGATATGGCATCAGACCGGGTATACGTATTCACCCCGGAAGGCCACGTGGTGGATTTGCCCCAGGGGGCGACGCCGGTGGACTTCGCCTACCGGGTCCATACCGAAATCGGCCACTCCTGCCGCGGTGCCCGGGTTAACAACCGGATTGTGCCATTGACCTATCCGCTGAAAACCGGCGACCAGGTTTTCGTTCTGACTTCCAATAATCCGGCGCCCAGCCGCGACTGGTTAAACCCGAGTCTCGGCTATGTTCAGACGTCCAGGGCCCGGGCCAAGGTAACCCACTGGTTCAAGCAGCAAGACCGGGGACGGAATATTGTCGACGGCCGTGCGATTCTGGAGGACGAGTTCAAACGTCTGTCTCTGTACGACCTCGACCTGAATGAACTTGCCCGGAAGGTGAACTATCCCGAGGCGGAAGACATGTTTGCTGCCATTGGCGCCGGAGACCTGAGGCCGACACATGTGGCCAATGTCGCTCAGCAGATGTTTGAGCCGAAATCCGAGCAACTGGATCTCAAACTCAGCACTCAGCGTCGCAAACCCTATGATACCGAATCGGATATTCAGATTCTGGGGGTCGGCAAGCTGAAAACTCAGGTCGCCAAGTGCTGCAAACCGCTGCCGGGGGATGCGATAGGCGGCTATATAACCGTCGGTCGTGGGGTGACCGTTCACCGCCAGGATTGCCTGACGTTCCTGAACCTGCAGGAAATGGAGCCAAACCGGATCATCGAAGTCAGTTGGGGCGGCCAGCCGGCTGCGGTCTATCCCGTGGATGTGGAAATTGAGGCGTATGATCGCTCCGGTCTGCTGCGGGATATTACCCAGGTGCTTTCGTCATCAAAAAGCGATGTGCTGGCGCTCAACACCCTGACCAACAAGGACGAAAATACCGCAACCATGACAGTAACGCTGGAAATTTCCAGCCTGGAACAGTTGGCTCGTTTGCTGGCGCAGATCCGCAACCTGCCCAACGTTATTGACGTAAGGCGCAAGCGCGGATGA
- the era gene encoding GTPase Era encodes MNDITRPENPDSRCGFVAIVGRPNVGKSTLLNHILGQKLSITSRKPQTTRHQVLGIKTVGPVQAVYVDTPGMHEEEPRALNRYMNKAATSALIDVDVVVFVVDQLAWTTADEMVLEKLSKLKCPVILAVNKVDKIEKRDSLLPHLDMISKKREFAEIIPLSALKETNLEPLEEAVGRYLPESVHFYPDDQVTDRTERFMASEIVREKITRQLGAELPYSVAVEIEEFKREGKTLHISALILVEREGQKKIMIGDKGERMRRIGQEARADMERLFDSKIMLRLWVKVKRGWADSDRALKSLGMNDL; translated from the coding sequence ATGAACGATATTACCCGTCCAGAAAATCCGGACAGTCGCTGTGGCTTTGTCGCCATTGTTGGCCGCCCAAATGTGGGTAAATCCACATTGCTCAACCATATTCTCGGGCAGAAACTGAGCATTACTTCCCGTAAGCCTCAAACCACTCGTCATCAGGTTTTGGGTATCAAGACCGTTGGACCGGTCCAGGCCGTTTATGTTGATACCCCGGGGATGCATGAGGAAGAGCCAAGAGCGTTGAATCGCTATATGAACAAGGCTGCAACGTCGGCGCTGATTGATGTCGATGTGGTCGTTTTTGTGGTGGACCAGCTGGCCTGGACCACAGCCGACGAGATGGTTCTTGAAAAACTCAGCAAACTGAAGTGTCCGGTTATCCTGGCGGTGAACAAGGTGGACAAAATCGAGAAGCGGGATTCCCTGTTGCCGCACCTTGATATGATCTCCAAAAAGCGTGAATTTGCGGAAATTATTCCGTTGTCGGCACTCAAGGAAACCAACCTTGAACCTCTGGAGGAAGCCGTCGGCCGATATCTCCCGGAAAGCGTCCACTTCTATCCGGATGATCAGGTTACCGACCGTACCGAACGGTTCATGGCGTCTGAAATTGTCCGCGAGAAAATTACCCGACAACTGGGAGCCGAGCTGCCTTATTCTGTCGCCGTAGAAATCGAAGAATTCAAGCGCGAGGGCAAAACCCTGCATATCTCCGCGTTGATCCTCGTTGAGCGTGAAGGTCAGAAAAAGATCATGATTGGCGACAAGGGGGAGCGAATGCGCCGCATCGGTCAGGAGGCTCGTGCTGATATGGAGCGCCTGTTTGACAGTAAGATCATGTTGCGGTTGTGGGTTAAGGTAAAGCGTGGCTGGGCTGACAGCGATCGGGCCCTTAAAAGCCTCGGTATGAACGACCTCTGA
- a CDS encoding ATP-binding protein produces MRRWGIRKKVLVVTLVPTLLTTLMLGMFFTYSWVNNIESLLRDRGESLSRQLASGAEYGLFTANRSLLSSLSNALLEEQDVRSITFFDSDSSRLLHTGPGSSDAIDARELNAERAVRIPRKDSTRFIHPVFLQDLMIQDMLDPDTRQASSRQREPLGWVAVEMSHVRTEKETYKALLISLLLVLGGVLLSLAIALRLSRAFTNPVFELNEAVAKLKEGKLDTRVYTGAGPEFEQLESGLNAMAGELSKAQAEMQQNIDQATEDLRETLETIEIQNIELDFARKEALEASRIKSEFLANMSHEIRTPLNGIIGFTELLLKSPLPRQQRDHLSTIRKSSEILLTIINDILDFSKIEAGKLILDRVPFQLRDIVEDVMVMLAPAAHAKNLDLVPLVYNDVPDNIMGDPLRVKQVITNLVNNAIKFTQTGEVVLRASLEEEENESNRITLRLSITDSGVGLSRAQQQSLFNAFSQADASTARQYGGTGLGLAISKRLVEEMGGKIGLESELGKGSTFWFTLSSELSASVDAIAPRDALRGERVIYLEQQKTTGLAVEHLLKDWGMTVDRVASPGAMQEQIEEAQKNQAGYAVAILGITRHLLNSSQYCGLIRTLEIERDCRTLLLTPTLETHDTPLSELASGHLSKPVCRGALYDELLLLVHGINTGGAMGKEYSVPASRLPSDKVPRVLAVDDNDANLKLVMTLLNDCRIDAEGASSGFEALSKARQSQFDLVFMDLQMPGMDGVETTARLRDMDSSARRTPIIALTAHALADEQERLAQQGFDGYMAKPISSSQLREVIFEYTGYVCEKSDHGGQIRVPEVRDTRRALRPSTRKMQQDCMSVEESIQLAAGKADLAEELFSMLLEQLHTDIARVKAFWRDNDLKGLLECVHKLHGASRYCGVPELRAAANYLETALKCSAPETEHQKDQLVSAMERLQIWSEQTDWQKLFREQRQSVETN; encoded by the coding sequence ATGCGGCGCTGGGGCATTCGCAAAAAAGTACTGGTGGTGACTCTCGTCCCCACCCTGCTGACAACTCTCATGCTCGGGATGTTCTTCACCTATAGCTGGGTTAACAACATTGAGAGCCTGCTTAGGGACCGGGGAGAATCCCTGTCCCGACAGCTTGCTTCCGGCGCCGAATATGGTTTGTTCACGGCCAACCGCAGCCTGCTCAGCAGCCTTTCCAACGCTTTGCTGGAGGAACAGGATGTACGCTCCATCACTTTTTTTGACAGTGACAGCAGCCGTCTTCTCCATACTGGCCCCGGCAGCTCCGATGCCATCGATGCACGCGAACTGAACGCCGAAAGAGCAGTCAGGATTCCACGCAAAGACAGCACCCGCTTCATCCACCCGGTTTTCCTTCAGGATCTGATGATCCAGGACATGCTGGACCCCGACACCCGGCAAGCCTCGTCACGCCAGCGCGAACCGCTGGGCTGGGTCGCTGTAGAAATGTCCCATGTGCGTACGGAAAAGGAAACCTACAAGGCACTACTGATCTCCCTTTTGCTGGTGCTCGGCGGAGTTCTCCTGAGCCTTGCCATCGCCCTTCGGCTAAGCCGGGCCTTCACCAATCCGGTCTTTGAACTCAATGAGGCCGTTGCCAAGCTCAAGGAAGGCAAACTGGACACCCGCGTGTACACGGGGGCGGGGCCCGAATTTGAGCAACTGGAATCGGGCCTGAACGCCATGGCCGGAGAGCTGAGCAAGGCCCAGGCAGAAATGCAGCAAAACATTGATCAGGCCACGGAAGACCTCAGGGAGACCCTTGAGACTATTGAGATCCAGAACATTGAATTGGATTTCGCCCGCAAGGAGGCCCTCGAAGCCAGCCGGATAAAGTCCGAATTTCTGGCAAACATGTCCCATGAAATTCGCACGCCGCTGAACGGCATTATCGGCTTTACCGAACTGCTGCTGAAAAGCCCTCTGCCGCGCCAGCAGCGGGATCACTTGAGTACTATCCGTAAGTCCTCGGAAATCCTTCTCACCATCATTAACGACATTCTGGACTTCTCCAAGATTGAGGCAGGAAAACTCATTCTCGACCGGGTGCCCTTCCAGCTTCGGGATATCGTTGAGGATGTCATGGTTATGCTGGCTCCGGCGGCCCACGCCAAGAATCTCGACCTGGTTCCACTGGTCTATAACGATGTGCCGGATAACATTATGGGCGACCCACTCCGGGTCAAACAGGTGATTACCAACCTGGTGAACAATGCCATCAAGTTCACACAGACCGGTGAGGTTGTGCTGCGAGCCAGCCTCGAAGAGGAGGAAAATGAGAGCAATCGCATTACCCTTCGCCTCAGCATCACTGACTCCGGAGTTGGTCTTTCCCGAGCCCAGCAGCAGTCACTGTTCAATGCGTTCAGCCAGGCTGACGCTTCCACCGCGCGGCAATATGGAGGAACAGGCCTGGGCCTGGCCATCTCCAAGCGCCTTGTGGAGGAAATGGGCGGAAAAATCGGCCTGGAGAGTGAGCTAGGCAAAGGCTCCACCTTCTGGTTCACCCTGAGCTCAGAGCTCTCCGCCAGCGTTGACGCCATTGCACCCCGGGATGCCCTTCGTGGCGAACGGGTCATCTATCTTGAGCAACAGAAAACCACTGGACTGGCTGTCGAGCACCTTTTAAAAGATTGGGGTATGACGGTCGATCGGGTCGCATCGCCCGGCGCCATGCAGGAACAGATCGAGGAAGCGCAGAAAAATCAGGCCGGCTACGCCGTGGCAATTCTCGGTATTACCCGCCACTTACTAAACTCCAGCCAGTACTGTGGACTGATTCGCACTCTGGAAATTGAACGGGATTGCCGCACCCTTCTGCTGACCCCGACACTCGAAACCCATGACACCCCCCTTTCGGAGCTCGCCAGCGGCCATCTCAGCAAGCCGGTTTGTCGGGGTGCACTCTACGACGAACTCCTGCTGCTGGTTCACGGCATCAATACGGGGGGGGCTATGGGCAAAGAATACAGTGTTCCTGCCAGCCGTTTACCCTCCGACAAAGTGCCCAGAGTACTGGCAGTAGATGACAACGATGCCAATCTGAAGCTGGTCATGACCCTGCTCAATGACTGCCGGATTGACGCCGAAGGTGCCTCAAGCGGCTTTGAGGCTCTGAGCAAAGCAAGGCAGAGCCAGTTTGATCTGGTATTCATGGACTTACAGATGCCGGGTATGGATGGCGTGGAAACAACAGCACGACTGCGGGATATGGACAGCAGCGCTCGTCGGACTCCGATCATTGCGCTCACTGCCCATGCCCTGGCTGATGAGCAGGAGCGCCTCGCTCAGCAGGGGTTTGATGGCTATATGGCCAAGCCTATTAGCAGCTCACAGCTGAGGGAGGTCATTTTCGAATATACAGGGTACGTTTGCGAAAAGTCGGATCACGGGGGCCAGATCAGGGTGCCGGAAGTGCGGGACACCCGTCGAGCCCTCCGCCCGTCAACGCGCAAGATGCAGCAGGATTGCATGAGCGTGGAGGAGAGTATTCAACTGGCTGCAGGCAAAGCCGATCTTGCCGAAGAGTTGTTCAGCATGCTCCTCGAACAACTGCATACGGATATCGCCCGAGTGAAAGCATTCTGGCGAGACAATGACTTGAAAGGCTTACTGGAGTGCGTGCACAAACTCCACGGGGCAAGCCGGTACTGCGGCGTGCCGGAACTCCGTGCAGCCGCCAATTATCTGGAAACAGCCCTGAAGTGTTCAGCACCAGAGACGGAGCATCAAAAGGATCAGCTAGTCTCCGCGATGGAGCGCCTGCAAATCTGGAGTGAACAGACCGACTGGCAGAAACTGTTCCGTGAGCAGCGCCAGTCGGTTGAAACAAACTAG
- the rlmD gene encoding 23S rRNA (uracil(1939)-C(5))-methyltransferase RlmD, translating into MSRRRRKALPKEPVRCEIETLGHDGRGIARQDGKIQFVDGALPGETVMAKMVGTRSKFDELRTLEVLEGVAERQTPPCEFADLCGGCSLQHMSADAQIRFKEDTLRENFAHFGGIEPEEWVAPMRSESSLGYRRKARLGVRYVPARESVLVGFREKRNSFLTDIDKCVVMDPRIGERILPLREMLHGLDAYNRIPQVEVACGDDEAVMVFRNMDDLSEGDQGKLIAFGQAHNLHIYLQPKGPDTVHRIWPESAGSAEERLSYRLDEFDLTMKFHPMDFTQVNAGINRTMVHRAVEWLDVNPGERVLDLFCGLGNFTLPLARRGGQVVGVEGDDAMVVRGRENAELNGLENVDFHGADLHGDFTGQSWAKEGFDKILIDPPRSGAEEICKYLTAFGASRIVYVSCNPATLARDAGVMVRNGYRLVRAGVMDMFPHTTHVESIALFERDSG; encoded by the coding sequence ATGAGTAGACGACGCCGGAAGGCTCTCCCCAAGGAGCCTGTACGCTGTGAAATCGAAACCCTGGGTCATGATGGCCGTGGTATTGCCCGACAGGACGGTAAAATCCAGTTTGTGGATGGCGCCCTGCCCGGTGAAACGGTTATGGCCAAAATGGTCGGTACCCGCAGCAAGTTCGATGAGTTGCGGACACTGGAGGTTCTTGAAGGGGTGGCGGAGCGCCAGACGCCACCCTGTGAGTTTGCCGATCTTTGCGGGGGCTGCAGCCTCCAGCACATGAGTGCCGATGCCCAGATCCGGTTCAAAGAAGACACGCTGCGTGAAAACTTTGCCCATTTTGGGGGCATCGAGCCCGAAGAGTGGGTCGCTCCAATGCGCTCGGAAAGCAGTTTGGGCTATCGACGCAAGGCCCGTTTGGGGGTGCGTTATGTTCCCGCCCGTGAATCGGTGCTGGTCGGCTTTCGGGAAAAACGCAACAGCTTCCTTACCGATATCGACAAGTGCGTTGTTATGGATCCGCGGATTGGTGAACGGATTCTGCCTCTACGTGAGATGCTCCATGGGCTCGACGCTTATAATCGAATTCCACAGGTTGAAGTGGCCTGCGGTGACGATGAGGCTGTCATGGTATTCCGCAACATGGATGACCTGAGTGAGGGCGATCAAGGCAAACTGATTGCCTTTGGCCAGGCCCATAATTTGCACATTTATTTACAACCCAAGGGACCGGATACTGTACACCGGATCTGGCCGGAGTCTGCCGGTTCCGCCGAAGAGCGGTTGAGTTACCGTTTGGATGAATTCGATCTGACCATGAAGTTTCATCCCATGGACTTTACCCAGGTCAATGCAGGCATCAACCGCACCATGGTACACAGGGCGGTGGAATGGCTGGATGTAAATCCGGGTGAACGGGTGCTGGACCTGTTCTGCGGTCTTGGTAATTTCACCCTGCCTTTGGCGCGCAGGGGTGGTCAGGTAGTCGGCGTGGAAGGCGACGACGCCATGGTAGTTCGTGGCCGCGAAAATGCGGAACTGAACGGTCTGGAAAATGTTGATTTTCACGGTGCTGACTTGCACGGTGACTTTACCGGTCAGAGCTGGGCGAAAGAAGGTTTCGATAAAATTCTGATCGACCCGCCCCGCTCCGGCGCTGAGGAGATCTGTAAGTACCTGACCGCCTTCGGAGCGAGCAGGATTGTTTATGTGTCCTGCAACCCGGCGACACTGGCCCGGGATGCCGGTGTCATGGTGCGGAATGGTTACCGGCTGGTGCGGGCTGGTGTGATGGACATGTTTCCTCATACCACTCATGTGGAATCCATTGCATTGTTCGAGCGGGATTCCGGCTGA
- the cysM gene encoding cysteine synthase CysM: protein MNFPTIEEYVGHTPLVRLQRLPGETSNVILAKLEGNNPAGSVKDRPALGMIQEAERRGEIKPGDTLIEATSGNTGIALAMAAAIKGYRMVLIMPANMSEERRASMRAYGAEIVTVSKEEGMETARDLALQMEAEGKGKVLDQFSNQDNPLAHYRTTGPEIWEQTQGRVTHFVSSMGTTGTIMGVSRYLKERNPDIRIIGLQPKEGASIPGIRRWPEEYLPKIYDAARVDQVLDIGQEEAETTMRALASKEGIFCGVSSGGSIAAALRLSEQVENAVIVAIICDRGDRYLSTGVFPGA from the coding sequence ATGAATTTTCCCACCATTGAAGAATATGTCGGGCATACCCCTCTGGTTCGCCTGCAACGGCTCCCCGGTGAGACAAGCAACGTCATTCTTGCCAAGCTGGAAGGCAACAACCCGGCGGGATCCGTCAAGGATCGTCCGGCCCTTGGCATGATTCAGGAGGCTGAACGCCGGGGCGAGATAAAACCCGGTGACACCTTGATTGAGGCAACCAGTGGCAACACGGGCATTGCCCTGGCGATGGCTGCAGCGATCAAGGGGTACCGGATGGTGCTCATCATGCCGGCCAATATGAGTGAAGAAAGGCGAGCCTCCATGCGTGCCTATGGTGCTGAAATTGTGACTGTCAGCAAGGAAGAAGGCATGGAGACTGCGCGGGACCTGGCCTTGCAGATGGAAGCTGAAGGCAAGGGCAAGGTGCTGGACCAGTTCAGCAATCAGGACAACCCCCTGGCACATTACCGCACCACGGGGCCTGAAATCTGGGAGCAAACCCAGGGGCGGGTGACGCACTTTGTCAGTTCCATGGGAACGACCGGCACCATCATGGGGGTGTCCCGTTACCTGAAAGAGCGGAATCCGGACATACGGATCATCGGGTTACAGCCGAAAGAAGGCGCGTCCATACCGGGTATCCGTCGCTGGCCCGAAGAGTATCTGCCAAAAATTTATGACGCGGCCCGCGTCGATCAGGTACTCGATATTGGCCAGGAGGAAGCGGAAACCACCATGCGCGCCCTGGCCTCGAAGGAAGGGATCTTCTGCGGCGTGTCTTCCGGAGGTTCGATTGCGGCTGCCTTGAGGCTCTCGGAGCAGGTTGAAAACGCCGTCATCGTTGCCATTATCTGTGATCGTGGCGACCGCTACCTGTCCACCGGCGTCTTTCCTGGCGCCTGA